The following proteins come from a genomic window of Bubalus kerabau isolate K-KA32 ecotype Philippines breed swamp buffalo chromosome 20, PCC_UOA_SB_1v2, whole genome shotgun sequence:
- the CCDC51 gene encoding mitochondrial potassium channel, with translation MTGRSRVLAMRHVGGVSPVLVRRDLFLTRTLCSHGPSQPREKRPEEVALGLYHRLTALGAALGHSIRQRASSTAKTWWDRYEEFVGLNEVREAQGNVTEAEKVFMVARGLVREAREDLEGQQTKLKEVRDRLDRISRDDNQYLELATLEHRMLQEEKRLRVTYLRAEDSEREKFSLFSAAVRESHEKERTRAERTKNWSLIGSVLGALIGVAGSTYVNRVRLQELKALLLEAQKGPLSLQEAIREQASSYSLQQRDLRDLVADLKGLVQAGTGQGSLSQAGSSPTRDRDTDVLSAALREQLSHSRQVRSRLEGLREQLDGLEKTVSQVAGVVQLAKAAAHPGLESADGALPGSLLEQGSMIMALSDTEQRLEARVNRNTVYGTLVTCATFVAVLPVLYMLFRAS, from the exons ATGACAGGGCGCAGCCGTGTGTTGGCCATGCGGCACGTCGGGGGTGTGTCTCCCGTACTGGTGCGGAGGGACCTCTTTCTGACCAGGACTCTCTGCAGCCACGGCCCCAGCCAGCCCAGAGAGAAGAGGCCCGAGGAGGTGGCCCTGGGGCTGTACCACCGCCTCACCGCACTGGGAGCAGCCCTGGGGCACAGCATTCGGCAGCGGGCGTCCTCCACGGCCAAGACTTGGTGGGACAGATATGAAGAGTTTGTGGGACTCAATGAAGTTCGAGAGGCCCAGGGAAACGTCACTGAG GCAGAGAAAGTGTTCATGGTGGCTCGAGGGCTTGTCCGGGAGGCTCGTGAGGACTTGGAAGGTCAGCAGACCAAgctgaaggaggtgagggacCGCCTGGACCGCATCTCCAGAGACGATAACCAGTACCTGGAGCTGGCCACTCTGGAGCACAGGATGCTGCAG GAGGAGAAGCGGCTTCGTGTGACCTACCTGCGCGCAGAAGACTCTGAGCGAGAGAAATTCTCCCTCTTCTCTGCAGCCGTGCGGGAAAGCCATGAGAAGGAGCGCACCCGGGCGGAGAGGACCAAGAACTGGTCGCTCATCGGGTCAGTCCTGGGGGCCTTGATCGGTGTGGCTGGCTCCACCTACGTGAACCGCGTGCGGCTCCAGGAGCTGAAGGCTTTGCTCCTGGAGGCCCAGAAGGGGCCTTTGAGCCTCCAGGAAGCCATCCGAGAACAGGCGTCCAGCTACTCGCTCCAGCAGAGGGACCTCCGTGACCTCGTCGCAGACCTGAAGGGCCTGGTGCAAGCTGGGACCGGGCAGGGCTCTTTGTCCCAGGCAGGTTCTTCCCCCACCcgagacagagacacagatgtcctTTCAGCTGCCTTGAGAGAGCAGCTTAGCCATTCTAGACAGGTCCGTTCACGTCTAGAGGGTTTACGAGAGCAGCTTGATGGCCTGGAAAAGACCGTGAGCCAAGTGGCTGGGGTGGTTCAGCTTGCAAAGGCTGCAGCACACCCGGGCCTGGAGTCTGCAGACGGAGCTCTGCCTGGTTCCCTGCTGGAACAGGGGAGTATGATCATGGCACTGTCGGACACGGAGCAGAGGCTGGAAGCCCGGGTCAACAGGAACACCGTTTATGGCACGCTGGTCACCTGTGCGACGTTTGTAGCCGTCCTACCTGTGCTTTATATGCTGTTCAGGGCCAGCTAG